Proteins from one Strix aluco isolate bStrAlu1 chromosome 10, bStrAlu1.hap1, whole genome shotgun sequence genomic window:
- the UTP14A gene encoding U3 small nucleolar RNA-associated protein 14 homolog A — MAEDWLGVEAAVSASEGEEEGQEDGERRHQQLLEAVSSLSGRRRRKLAERTEASTQVSEFNVSCKGAGEKLVLSELLQPIRPKSALSTVKKELTKVKQKKAVELPLSKEEAERVVREAAYVRTSKDVGKWQQVVLQNRRAEQLVFPLKQEIATVVPLEQVVSTWKARTPLEQEIFGLLHKTQQPITDPLLTPEETASLQAMSLEEARQRRAELQKARVVQSYYEAKARREKKIKSKKYHRVLKKSKRRKALKEFELLHKSDPEAALARLEELEQLRMQERMSLKHQNKGKWARSRAIMAKYDLEARKAMQEQLARNKELTQKVRLELPEEEPTDVPEEDLTSGTVPTIPAGASGANPWMLGKPSGPAEEPKVQEGLENVAVPDAVESKEEMEEDEEEEELSEEEALLQDFAQKRHVRQQQARSLEEQGADETEAVPELPGDGPIHPICAEEQASVGIEQPPQAQEEVLLSEQLGRVRTMEDVDALASEERVEEQEKLVVATAEKLVPARAEKRVRQQEEGRAGDKRAKKPAKKMISLEAVLAGKPQQVQCPSLPVVVEEEEGGIDQRGVITEAFAGDDVVADFSREKRKAEEAAKPQPVNLVLPGWGEWGGTGLKPSTRKIKRFLLKPPPAPPRKDQHLPHVIMSERRNIHAAAHQVSELPFPFERHQQFEQSIRTPVGATWNTQRAFQKLTTPRIITRAGHIIQPLSAEDVPDMATVAGGGAKPALEIVPQQPEPPFRRRRRRAR; from the exons ATGGCGGAGGACTGGCTGGGCGTGGAGGCGGCCGTGAGCGCCAGCGAGGGCGAGGAGGAG GGGCAGGAGGATGGCGAGCGGCGGCATCAGCAGCTCCTGGAGGCGGTCAGCTCCCTCTCCGGACGGAGGCG gcGGAAGCTGGCAGAGCGTACAGAGGCAAGCACACAGGTGTCAGAGTTTAATGTCAGCTGTAAAG GTGCTGGGGAGAAGCTGGTTCTGTCTGAGCTCCTGCAGCCTATCCGTCCCAAATCTGCCCTGAGCACTGTGAAGAAAGAGCTGACCAAAGTGAAACAGAAGAAGGCGGTGGAGCTGCCACTCAGCAAAGAGGAGGCGGAGCGG GTTGTGAGGGAAGCTGCCTATGTCAGGACCTCTAAAGACGTGGGTAAATGGCAGCAGGTAGTTTTGCAGAACCGACGGGCGGAGCAGCTGGTTTTCCCTCTGAAGCAGGAGATTGCTACGGTTGTCCCCCTGGAACAAGTGGTTTCAACATGGAAG GCCCGAACTCCCCTGGAGCAGGAGATCTTTGGACTGCTCCACAAGACGCAGCAGCCCATCACAGACCCACTCCTGACGCCGGAGGAGACAGCCTCGCTGCAGGCaatgagcttggaggag gcccggcagcggcgggcagAGCTCCAAAAGGCTCGGGTTGTGCAGTCCTACTACGAAGCCAAGGCTCGGCGAGAGAAGAAGATCAAGAGCAAGAA GTACCATCGTGTgctgaaaaaaagcaagagaCGCAAGGCCTTGAAGGAGTTTGAGCTGCTGCATAAGTCGGACCCTGAGGCCGCCTTGGCAAGACTGGAGgaactggagcagctcaggatgCAG GAGCGGATGAGTCTTAAGCACCAGAACAAGGGAAAATGGGCCCGCTCCAGGGCCATTATGGCTAAGTATGACCTGGAG GCCCGCAAGGCCATGCAAGAGCAGCTGGCCAGGAACAAGGAGCTGACGCAGAAGGTGCGGTTGGAGCTGCCTGAGGAGGAGCCAACTGATGTGCCTGAGGAGGACCTCACGTCAGGGACCGTCCCCACCATCCCTGCGGGTGCCAGTGGAGCTAATCCCTGGATGCTGGGGAAGCCCAGCGGCCCAGCTGAGGAGCCCAAGGTGCAGGAGGGTCTTGAAAATGTTGCAGTGCCTGATGCTGTGGAGAGcaaggaggagatggaggaagatgaggaggaggaggagttgtcaGAGGAGGAAGCTCTGCTACAAGACTTTGCTCAGAAACGGCACGTGcggcagcagcaggcaaggagcCTTGAAGAACAAG GTGCTGATGAGACAGAGGCAGTTCCTGAGCTGCCGGGGGACGGCCCCATCCACCCCATCTGTGCCGAGGAGCAGGCGAGTGTCGGGATCGAGCAGCCTCCCCAGGCCCAGGAGGAGGTCCTGCTGTCGGAGCAGCTGGGCCGGGTGCGGACAATGGAGGACGTTGATGCTCTGGCCTCAGAGGAGCGGGTGGAAGAGCAGGAGAAGCTGGTGGTTGCAACAGCAGAGAAGCTGGTGCCTGCAAGAGCAGAGAAGCGAGTGcggcagcaggaggaaggcagagctggggacaaGCGTGCCAAGAAACCAGCCAAGAAAATGATTAGCCTGGAGGCTGTGCTGGCTGGGAAGCCCCAGCAGGTTCAGTGCCCCAGCCTGCCTGTGGTCGTGGAGGAGGAG GAGGGTGGCATCGACCAAAGAGGGGTGATCACAGAAGCCTTCGCCGGGGATGACGTGGTCGCTGACTTCAGCCGGGAGAAGCGCAAGGCAGAGGAGGCTGCGAAGCCACAGCCGGTGAACCTGGTGCTGCCGGGCTGGGGCGAGTGGGGAGGCACAGGATTGAAGCCCAGCACCAGGAAAATAAAACG GTTCCTGCTCAAGCCACCCCCGGCGCCTCCCAGGAAGGACCAGCACTTGCCCCACGTCATCATGAGCGAGCGGCGCAACATCCATGCGGCAGCACATCAG GTCAGTGAGCTGCCCTTCCCCTTTGAGAGGCACCAGCAGTTTGAGCAGAGCATCCGGACACCCGTGGGTGCCACGTGGAACACGCAGCGTGCCTTCCAGAAGCTGACTACCCCCCGCATCATTACCCGAGCGGGCCACATCATCCAGCCCCTCTCTGCCGAGGATGTCCCCGACATGGCCACTGTGGCTGGCGGTGGAGCCAAGCCGGCGCTAGAAATTGTTCCCCAGCAGCCAGAGCCGCCCTTTCGCCGCCGGCGCAGGAGAGCGCGGTAG